A genome region from Haloarcula rubripromontorii includes the following:
- a CDS encoding response regulator — protein MTESSEGRPVEILLAEDNPGDVKLTEKALEKGKVLNNLHVVNDGVEALQFLRQEGEYADARRPDLLLLDLNMPRKGGQEVLKEMKDDESLRRIPVVVLTSSEAEEDIIESYDLHANAYLTKPVDFDGFVDIVSSVEEFFLTVVKRPPK, from the coding sequence ATGACTGAGTCCAGCGAGGGACGGCCGGTCGAGATTCTGCTGGCCGAGGACAACCCCGGGGACGTCAAACTGACCGAGAAGGCCCTGGAGAAGGGGAAGGTGCTGAACAACCTCCACGTGGTCAACGACGGCGTCGAGGCGCTGCAGTTCCTTCGGCAGGAGGGCGAGTACGCGGACGCACGCCGCCCGGACCTGCTGTTGCTCGACCTCAATATGCCCCGCAAGGGCGGACAGGAAGTCCTTAAAGAGATGAAAGACGACGAGTCGCTTCGGCGGATTCCGGTCGTCGTGTTGACCAGTTCCGAGGCAGAGGAAGACATCATCGAATCGTACGACCTCCACGCAAACGCCTATCTGACGAAGCCAGTCGACTTCGACGGCTTCGTCGACATCGTGAGCAGTGTCGAGGAGTTCTTCCTCACGGTCGTCAAGCGGCCACCGAAATGA